Part of the Sulfurovum sp. TSL6 genome, GCTGAAGCTGTTGCAAGGATTATTGAACAAAGTTCACGTGATGTATCACATGCTTTAAAGTTTTCAACTCATCTCAGTACACTTTCTGATCTTTTAAAAGAAGGTGATTATTGGGCTAGAAAAAATAATCATTCTGCCATAGAGAAAAGCGATATTGAAAAGGTGCTTGAGACACGTATACAGCGCCTTAACCGTATTCAAAGGAAATTGTATGAACAGATAGACGAAGATACGATCATGATCAATGTCAAAGGCAGTATGGTTGGTCAGATCAATGCACTAAGCTTCATCTCCCTAGGAGGGTATCAGTTTGGTCTTCCATCACGTGTCACTGCAAGAACACGTATCGGAAAAGGAGATATTATTAACATAGAACGTAAAGTGGAACTTAGTGGTCCCATCCACGCAAAAGGAATTATGATCCTAAGTGCTTATTTAGGATCTACCTATGCTTCTGATCTACCACTCAGTCTATCTGCATCTTTAGTCTTTGAACAATCCTATGGAGTGATCGAAGGAGATAGTGCCTCTTCTACAGAGCTTTATGCACTACTCTCATCACTTTCCACTCTTCCGATCAAACAGAATATAGCAGTAACTGGTTCAGTCAATCAATTTGGTGAGATTCAAGCCATCGGTGGCATCAATGAAAAAATAGAAGGCTTTTTTGATATTTGTATGCGTAAAGATCCTGAAGCTTTTTACGGTGTCATAATTCCTGAAGCAAATGTCAAGCACCTTATGCTCAAAAAAGAGCTGCTTGATGCTGTTGAAAAAGAAAAATTTGCTATCTATGCTGTAAAAACCATTGATGAAGGGATATCGATTCTTACAGGTATAGAGGCTGGTAAAGCAGATGAAAAAGGAGATTTTCCACCTGAATCCGTTAATGGAAGAGTAGTGACACGTCTTCAAGAGTTTTCAAAAATAGCAAAAGAATTTAGTCAATCAAAAGAGAATAAAAACAATGCAGAAGAGTAAGCAGAAGAGGTGTTGATCACTTATCTCTTCCAAGTTTTCGAAGTCGTGTATAAAGTTCTCTCTCCTCTTGACTTAAGCTCTCAGGTATGTGCACATGAAGACGAAGGTAGAGATCTCCTCTTTTTGTTTCTCCAAAATGAGGAAGTCCTTTCCCACCAAGGCGCAGTACAGAATTGGGCTGTGTACCTTGGGGAACGGTAACAGTCACAGAACCTTCCATCGTTGGCACTTCCATTTCCATGCCCAATACTGCATCGATCAATTCAATACTCTTTGAATGCCAGAGATCAGCACCTGCACGTTTAAAACGTTCATCATATGCTGTACGTACGATCACAAGAAGATCACCCGGTTTTCCTTCTTTACTTTGACTGGGTCGACCATGAGACGGCACTCGTAGCACCATACCCTCTTCGGCTCCTACAGGTATCTTTACTGTCAATGTTTCAGGTTCATCTATCATACCTGTACCATGACATTTTTGACAGGGTTCATCGATAAATTTACCCTTTCCTGCACAATTTGGGCATGTTCTTATTTCCTGATAGGCAACATTACCCTCTTGTCTAGTATTAACCATATTACCAGTACCGTTACATGTTTTACAGATGCGAGGTTCTGTTCCTGGTGCTGCACCGGTTCCCTTACATTCAGGACAGGCACGAAGGTGGCTTATATGTATATCTTCATCACCTCCGGTGACGATCTTTTTCAGTGGTACATAAACCTCCACTCGTATATCTGCACCTCTGGAAGCATACTCACCTCCACGATTAAAGAAACTGCCAAAGAGACCTCCACCAAAACCCCCAAGGTCAAAATCGAAACCGCTTCCCTTAAAGATATCATCAAAATTGATACCACCAAAAAGATCCTCTTGAGAAAATCCTGAAACCGCTTCAAACCCTCTATTATCATACTCTTTGCGCTTTTTGTGATCAGAAAGTACCGCATAGGCTTCAGCTATCTCTTTGAATTTTTCTTCTGCATCCGGCTCTTTATTTCTATCAGGATGGTACTTTAAGGCAAGTTTGCGAAAGGTATCTTTTATCTCTTTTTGATCCGCATCCTTTTTGACGCCAAGTACTTCATAATAATCCCTTTTCTCTGCCATATCAATACTCTATGGACTACTTGGATTCATGGAAATCCGCATCTACTACCCTCTCATAGGGAGCATCTCCACTTTTCGTTTCTCCACCTTGACTACCGGCTGAACCAGTCTGTCCCTGTGTCTGGCCATAGATAGCACTACCTGCTTCTTTCATAACCTCTTTCAGTGCTTCTGAACGCTCAGTAGCCAAATCGATGTCGGCACTTTGAACTGCTTCTTTCGTTTCTTTAAGTTTTTCTTCTATTTTGCTTTTCAGATCACCCTCTAGTTTATCACCATAATCAGCCAACATTCTTTCAGCCTCGTAACATATGGCATCCGCTGCATTTAGTTTGTCTGCTTTTTCTTTTCTTTTTTTATCTTCATCTGCATATTTTTCAGCCTCTTCTACCATTCTCTCTTTCTCTTCATTAGAGAGTCTTGTAGATGCAGTGATTTTGATCGATTGACTTTTACCTGTTGCAACATCTTTAGCAGTAACATTGAGTATCCCACTTGCATCTATATCAAACGTTACATCTATCTTTGGTATACCACGCGGTGCTGGAACTATACCATCAAGATTGAACTGTCCAAGAGAGGTATTGTCAGCAGCCATCGGTCGTTCCCCCTGAAGTACATGTACAGTAACACTTGTCTGCATATCAGCAGCTGTTGTAAACGTTTCTGTATGCTTCACTGGAATCGGGGAATTTCGGGAAATCAATGGAGTCACAACTCCACCCAGTGTCTCAACACCCAGACTGAGCGGAGTCACATCTACCAGAACGATATCACCGATCTCTCCAGAAAGCACCCCTGCTTGTATAGCAGCACCGCTTGCAACACACTCCATAGGATCTACTCCACCTTCGGCCTTTTTGCCAAGAAGTTCTTCAAAATATTCACGAACCACAGGCATTCTTGTAGGTCCACCCACAAAGACAATTTTATCTACACCTTTCTCTGTGATACCTGCATCGCTTAATGCCTGTTCTATAGGTCCTTTACAGCGTTCAACAACCGGACGGACAAGACGTTCCAGTTCTGTACGGGTCAAGTCAAGTTCAAGATGTTTATCAGCTGATATATAAGGAAGGCTGACATGTGTGGTTGTACTTGTTGTCAATTCGATCTTTGCCATTTCTGAGGCATCCATCAACCTTGCAGAAGCCTTTTTGTCACTCCTGACATCAATGCCGCTCTGCTCTTTAAATTTGTCAGCAAGGTGCTGAAAAATATTTTCATTCATATCTGTTCCGCCAAGCTGGGTATCACCGCTTGTAGATTTGACTTCAAATACCCCGTTACCAAACTCCATGATCGTTACATCAAGCGTTCCCCCACCAAAATCAATCACAGCTATTTTAATATCTTCACCTGCTCTGTCAAGACCATAGGCTAGTGCAGCGGCTGTAGGTTCATTCACAAGACGTATCACCTCAAGGCCTGCAATTTTACATGCATCTTTTGTTGCACTTCGCTGATTATCATTAAAATATGCAGGTACTGTGACAACAGCTTTTTCAACGGGTTCACCTAGAAATGCTTCTGCATCGTTTTTAATCTTTTGCAAAAGAAAAGCCGATAATTGTTCAGGGGTGAACTCTTTATCTCTTAATCTGACTTTTTCACGCTTTCCCATTTGTCTTTTAAAAGCATAAGCTGTTCCCTCAGGATTTTCAGCAGCCTGTCTACGTGCAGGTTCCCCTACGAGCTTATTTCCATCAGCAGTAATAGCAACATAACTGGGAAAAGCTTTCCCACTAAGACTGATACCTTCCGTACTAGGGATAATCACTGGTTTACCGCCACGAAGGACAGCTGCTGCCGAATTTGAAGTTCCAAGATCAATACCTATAATTGCCATAACTATACCTTTGTGATAGATTTTACTATACTATATAGTAACATATATTTTAAATATAATAATATATAAGTATTAAAATATAATTTTTACATAGGTTTCATTTTATGGATGATGAAAACGCTGGCTTAGAAACTAATCCCTTCTTCACTAATATTTCGCTAAAATCGCGATAATAATATATAACACTTAAGGAATATCATGGGACTAGGCATCGGACTTGTTGGACTACCAAATGTAGGAAAATCTACAACTTTTAACGCACTCACTAAAGCACAAAATGCAGAAAGTGCAAACTATCCGTTTTGTACCATTGAACCAAATAAAGCAGTGGTACCTGTACCAGACAAAAGACTGGATGAACTTGCGAAGATCGTCAATCCTGAAAAAATACAACACTCAACACTTGATTTCGTTGATATCGCCGGGCTTGTAGCCGGTGCAAGCAAGGGTGAAGGTCTGGGAAATAAATTTCTTGGAAACATCCGTGAAACGGAAGTGATCTTGCATATCGTAAGATGTTTTCATGATGAAAACATTGTGCATACGGAAGGTTCTATTGACCCTATTCGTGATGTTGAGATCATCGAGCAGGAACTGCTCTTTGCTGATATTGATGCTGTACTTAAGCGAATCGAAATGCTTAAGAAAAAGGCCAAAGGTAATGACAAAGATGCAAAAGAACAACTTGTCGTTGCCGAGGCTTTACTTGCACATATAGAAGAAGGTCACCCTGTATCTACTTTTGAAGACAAAGAGAGTGATAGCTTTTTGGCGATAAACAAAGATCTACGTCTTCTTACAGCAAAACCGATCATCTATGGTGCAAATGTAGATGAAGATGGTCTGAGTGAAGACAATGAATATGTACAAAAACTGAAAGCCTATGCTGCTGAACGAAACTCAGAAGTGATCAAACTTTGTGCCAAAGTAGAAGAAGACATGGTAGACTTTGATGATGAGGAAAGAGAAGAAATGCTTGCAGATCTGGGTGTTGAAGAGAGTGGTCTTGACCAGATCATACACAAAGGTTTTGACAAACTTGGACTCATGAGCTACTTTACTGCAGGGGTAAAAGAAGTACGTGCCTGGACAATCCGTAAGGGTACTACAGCGCCTAAAGCTGCAGCAGTTATACATAATGACTTTGAAAAAGGTTTCATCCGTGCAGAAGTCATAAGTTATGAAGACTTTGTACAATACGGTGGTGAAGCTGGTGCTAAAGAAGCGGGTAAAAACAGACTTGAAGGTAAAGAGTACATCGTACAGGATGGCGATGTCATGCACTTTAGATTCAATGTTTAAGAAAGGACTATGATGAGAAAATTACTTTTAATTGGATTGATCGGTTTTACTTTACTGGGTTGTGATAGTAAAAAAGGTACATTTCTTGAAACGGTTAAAAGTGAAAATAACCATTCTACTTCTGTAGCCAAACTAGAGAAACTCATCGTAGATCAAGGTCTCACGCATTTCAGTACTATGGACCATAGAGCAAATGCCAGAAATGTCAAAATGAATTTGAAACCTGAAACGGTTGTGGTCTTTGGCAATCCTAAGATGGGAACGGTCCTCATGAACTGTAATCCTTCTATGGGATTGGATCTGCCTCTTCGTATACTTGTCACAACAAACTATGAGGGTACTACAAGCATTATCTATACCAATCCGGAATACTGGTCTTTAAAACACAATATTAAAGACAAAAATTGTTTAAATATATTAAAAAAAGCAAAAATGGCATTGGCCAATCTTGCTGAAGAAGCAGGTAAAAAATAATATGCAGATCCCTACAAATGAAATACTCTACCGTATACAAAAAGCACTGAACCTCACAACAGAAGAAATGTTAGAAGCCTACAAGCTTGAAGCATATAAAATGGATGCTTCACATTTGGAGTCTCTTTTAAAACGTCATCAAGATGATGGTTTTAACGTAGCTACCTATGAAGAATTAGGTGTATTTTTAGATGGACTTGTTACGCTTAAACGCGGCCCGTCTCCTAAAAAACCCAATGATGATGAAGCTGTAGAACTGACCAATAATCTTATACTCAAAAAGCTTCGTATTGCCCTGGAACTCAAAGAAGCTGAAACAGAGATCATCTTTGGCCTGGCAGATGTTGAACTCAGCAAACAACAACTTGCTTCCCTATTTCGTAAAGAGGGACATAAAAACTTCAGAGCATGCTCTGATGAGTTACTGATGGCATTTTTAGATGGATTGAATGAATTTTATTATGTGGGAGATATAGACTAAGTCTATCTCTTCAATATCGTGAACTTAGAAAAATCACTTCAAGCTATAAAAACCGAATTAGCAAAAAGAGAAACAACATTCAAATTTATACAGCAAATCTACCCGTACTTAGGACATCTCTCTCAAGCAGAAATACTTGCATACTTTCAAGTCACTACGGTCGATGCACTGGACAAACATATTCAACAGATCAAAAGCACGAACTTACACCACACTGATCATTTGAGCAGTGAGAACGCCATCTGCAATTGTACAGACAGTACAGGAGCGTTAAAGACCCTTTATGAGACACAGGCACTTGCAGAACTGGAAATGAAGCAATTAAACGTTAACAATCTTCTAACACTTAGGGTCTATGCATGTCCAAGCGGGAACGGATGGCATTTGACAAAAGGATAACACCTGTCACTGCCTGCCATCATAACTGAAGCTTAGACTTCCAAAACTAGCTTCACAGGACAGTGGTCAGATCCCATGACATGGTCCAAGATATCAGCATCGACTATCTTATCTTTTAAGTCATCAGAAACAAAGAAATAATCGATTCTCCATCCTACGTTCTTTCCTCTGGCTCCTGCTCTGTAACTCCACCAGCTGTAACGGTCTGTTTCATCGCCTTTGACATGTCTAAAAGTATCTATGTAGCCATGATCTATGAGTTTATCCATCCATTCACGTTCTATAGGTAAGAAACCAGATGTTTTTTCATTGGCTTTAGGACGTGCCAGATCAAACTCTTTATGTGCAGTGTTCACATCACCGCATACGACTATAGATTTTCCCTCTTCTCTTAAGGTATTGATATGATTTAAAAAACGATCATAGAACTCCATTTTATAGACCAAACGTTCATCATTGCGTTGTCCGTTCGGGAAATAGACATTAAAATATGCGATATCTCCAAAGTGGTATTCATTGATGCGTCCCTCATCCAGGATATCAACATGCGAACAGCAAGATGCTTCACCTTTGATATCGGTATAGAGTGCTACACCTGACTGTCCTTTGTTGGATGACGAGTTGATACTTTGGAATTTATACTCTCTCTCAAAGATAGTGTCAGGGATCTGGTCTGCCTCTGCTTTGATCTCCTGCAGGCCCAAAAAGTCTACATTTTCTTCATCTATCCACTTGAGTGCCTGCTTCTTCTCTACGGCTCTAATACCATTTACGTTCCATGATATAAAAGTGAGCGTATTGCGGTCTGACATTTTTTCTCCTTGCTGCGAATTTTCGTATGTGTTTATAAATTTCTTCATTATTTTGATAGAATAATACCAAAAGAGACTTCAAAGAAAAAGGGGATCTATGGCACAAGAAGACAAAGCACGCTGGGATGACAAATGGCAGAACAATCCAATGACGGATGAACCCATCAAACTGGTCAGTGACTATGCTTCACTGGCTCCCGGGCTACAGGCACTTGATATTGCCTGCGGTATGGGAAGACATAGCAAATATCTGGCTTCCAGGGGATTTGAAGTCGATGCACTCGACATCTCTTCGGTTGCGATAGAAGAGCTTCAGAATATTCCTCATATTCATGCAAAAGAAGTTGATTTTGATACCTATACCCTGCCAAAAGAGAAGTATGACCTTATCGTATGTACCTATTTTTTAGAGCGCAGACTCTTTCCCCAGATGATCGATGCGCTTAAACCCAACGGTATCATCCTTATGGAAACTTTTTTACATCATCCTGACAATGAGCGTACTGCTTCCAATCCGGCTTTTCTTTTGAATGAAGGTGAACTTGAAACCACTTTTAATACGAAGTGTGAACTTCTACAACTGCCTGAATTTTGGGATCAAGACTATAGAGGATTCAAAACGATGAAAACATCAATGGTGGCTAAAAAGAAAAGTGCGGCTGACAAATGAAATTTTTGAGTCGTAACTATCACACTTAGAACATGAGGGCCAGTTTGCATACTGACCAGCAAGGCTTATGATGTCTTAGATCAAAGATGATGATACCAGTCCAATAAGACCACCGAAAACACCGCCCCACACAACAAGCCACCCTAAATGTTCTTTGATCAGATCTTGTACCAATTCTTTCACCATTTTAGGTGTCAATTCATCCAATCTTCTTGTAATGAGTCCTTCCACCGAAGCGATCATATCTTCACTTAATGCTGAGCTTTGTATATGATGGTCCAGTTGTGCTTTGAATGCAGAAGAAGAAACAATGGAACTTACAGCACTCTTGAGTTTACGTGAAAAAGGATCACGTAATCCTTCTAAGGCTTCTTCCCCACCGAACATCGCGATAGCACCGCCAAATTTCGACTCCATCACCGTCTTAGAGAGTGCATCAAAAGCGGGAGAAAAGTCTGCACCTTCAACCAAAGGGGTCAGATCTATCTTCTCTTCTTCCTTTGCAAAAAAGTCTCCCAGCTGCTCTTTGGTAAAGAACTGTTTCATGATCATTTCACGGATCGATGCTTTAAATGCAGTAAAGTTTTTTTCTATCACGCCTGAACCATAAAGAAATGGTACCTTTTCAAATAACATATGAATAGCAAGTTGGTTTGTTATGGCCCCGGAGAGTGCAAACAGTCCCGTAAAAAGCAGTACATCACGATAGTGAGACGGCACCAGGAAAGATACCCCTACAAGGAGTAAAGAAAAGAGATCTGTTGTGAGGGTTTTTGACATGTGATATCCTCTTCGCATTTTTGGTGTAATATAGCAAAATCTGGATTATATTACGCTATCAACTCAATACCTCAACATTAAAAAGAAGGTATAATCGATTTTAACCATTAATTTATCTATAAAGCTTCTCATGTCTAAAACACTAAACAAAAAGATACAGATCTCACTCTTACTGATCGCAACAATGGGTGTGATGTCCGGCATCACTGTCGTTTCTTCTCTCCCCCTCATCAGTAAAACATTCAGCCATCTCCCTCATATCGAATTTCTTTCAAAGCTGATGTTGACCATTCCTTCCATCATCATTGCACTTTTTGCCCCGATAGCTGGGATCATTGTAGATAAATTTGGCAGGTTAAAACCGCTTTATACAGGGATCTTTCTCTTTGTACTCGGCGGAAGCTCAGGATTTTATCTTGAGAATTTCTATGCTATTCTTGCCGGCCGGGCGGTTCTAGGTACAGCTGTTGCACTACTCATGACCAGTTCTACTGCACTCATAGGTGATTATCTTGATGAAATGGCACGGCATAAATTTATGTCTATTCAAGGGATGGCCGTGGCTATGGGAGGGATAGTCTTTATCACAGCTGGCGGTCTACTAGCTCAACTGCATTGGTCCTACCCTTTTGCTATTTATATCTTGCCTCTGTTCTTTCTTCCTCTGTTACTTACCTCTCTCTATGAACCCGAGAAACATAGGCATGTCGAAAGTGACATAGAGATTGAGGCCAAACTCTGGCCTGTTTACCTCACTGCTTTTTTTGCGATGGTACTTTTTTATATGCTGCCAACACAATTACCTTATCTTATTATAGAGACTTTACATGGCAAGCCAAGTACAATAGGGTTGGTCATTGCTACAGCGATGCTTTTCAATGCACTCACCGCAAGACAATATGCAAAACTCAAAGCAAGGTTTTCCTATATGCATATTTATATGATTACTTTTATTTTTTTTGGTATAGGTCTGTTCATCATTTCTCAAGCCCATTCTATTGCACAACTCTTTTACAGTACTGCATTTATAGGTATAGGATTTGGCCTGATCCTTGTCAATACCAATTCATGGTTTCTTTCGAAAGTCCCTGCCCACAAAAGGGGGAAAGCTTCAGGAGTACTTGCATCAAGTTTCTTTTTAGGACAGTTTTCTTCTCCGTTGCTCCTGGAACCTATAGTACAACTCTATGGGATTCAAGGACTATTTTTGATCGTATCATGTATAGCCTTAATGATATCACTCATACTGTTTTTAAAAGGTAAAATGTCTAAAGCGTAAAAGTATAGATAAAAAGTAGAGGATTCAACGTATCAGTAATTGATGCAGTTCATCGACACTGCGTACGGCATCTGTATGGTCTGTAAAACCCCAGTCTACCATGATAT contains:
- the dnaJ gene encoding molecular chaperone DnaJ; the encoded protein is MAEKRDYYEVLGVKKDADQKEIKDTFRKLALKYHPDRNKEPDAEEKFKEIAEAYAVLSDHKKRKEYDNRGFEAVSGFSQEDLFGGINFDDIFKGSGFDFDLGGFGGGLFGSFFNRGGEYASRGADIRVEVYVPLKKIVTGGDEDIHISHLRACPECKGTGAAPGTEPRICKTCNGTGNMVNTRQEGNVAYQEIRTCPNCAGKGKFIDEPCQKCHGTGMIDEPETLTVKIPVGAEEGMVLRVPSHGRPSQSKEGKPGDLLVIVRTAYDERFKRAGADLWHSKSIELIDAVLGMEMEVPTMEGSVTVTVPQGTQPNSVLRLGGKGLPHFGETKRGDLYLRLHVHIPESLSQEERELYTRLRKLGRDK
- the dnaK gene encoding molecular chaperone DnaK translates to MAIIGIDLGTSNSAAAVLRGGKPVIIPSTEGISLSGKAFPSYVAITADGNKLVGEPARRQAAENPEGTAYAFKRQMGKREKVRLRDKEFTPEQLSAFLLQKIKNDAEAFLGEPVEKAVVTVPAYFNDNQRSATKDACKIAGLEVIRLVNEPTAAALAYGLDRAGEDIKIAVIDFGGGTLDVTIMEFGNGVFEVKSTSGDTQLGGTDMNENIFQHLADKFKEQSGIDVRSDKKASARLMDASEMAKIELTTSTTTHVSLPYISADKHLELDLTRTELERLVRPVVERCKGPIEQALSDAGITEKGVDKIVFVGGPTRMPVVREYFEELLGKKAEGGVDPMECVASGAAIQAGVLSGEIGDIVLVDVTPLSLGVETLGGVVTPLISRNSPIPVKHTETFTTAADMQTSVTVHVLQGERPMAADNTSLGQFNLDGIVPAPRGIPKIDVTFDIDASGILNVTAKDVATGKSQSIKITASTRLSNEEKERMVEEAEKYADEDKKRKEKADKLNAADAICYEAERMLADYGDKLEGDLKSKIEEKLKETKEAVQSADIDLATERSEALKEVMKEAGSAIYGQTQGQTGSAGSQGGETKSGDAPYERVVDADFHESK
- the ychF gene encoding redox-regulated ATPase YchF, encoding MGLGIGLVGLPNVGKSTTFNALTKAQNAESANYPFCTIEPNKAVVPVPDKRLDELAKIVNPEKIQHSTLDFVDIAGLVAGASKGEGLGNKFLGNIRETEVILHIVRCFHDENIVHTEGSIDPIRDVEIIEQELLFADIDAVLKRIEMLKKKAKGNDKDAKEQLVVAEALLAHIEEGHPVSTFEDKESDSFLAINKDLRLLTAKPIIYGANVDEDGLSEDNEYVQKLKAYAAERNSEVIKLCAKVEEDMVDFDDEEREEMLADLGVEESGLDQIIHKGFDKLGLMSYFTAGVKEVRAWTIRKGTTAPKAAAVIHNDFEKGFIRAEVISYEDFVQYGGEAGAKEAGKNRLEGKEYIVQDGDVMHFRFNV
- a CDS encoding DUF302 domain-containing protein, translating into MRKLLLIGLIGFTLLGCDSKKGTFLETVKSENNHSTSVAKLEKLIVDQGLTHFSTMDHRANARNVKMNLKPETVVVFGNPKMGTVLMNCNPSMGLDLPLRILVTTNYEGTTSIIYTNPEYWSLKHNIKDKNCLNILKKAKMALANLAEEAGKK
- a CDS encoding DUF1456 family protein — translated: MQIPTNEILYRIQKALNLTTEEMLEAYKLEAYKMDASHLESLLKRHQDDGFNVATYEELGVFLDGLVTLKRGPSPKKPNDDEAVELTNNLILKKLRIALELKEAETEIIFGLADVELSKQQLASLFRKEGHKNFRACSDELLMAFLDGLNEFYYVGDID
- a CDS encoding exodeoxyribonuclease III, with protein sequence MSDRNTLTFISWNVNGIRAVEKKQALKWIDEENVDFLGLQEIKAEADQIPDTIFEREYKFQSINSSSNKGQSGVALYTDIKGEASCCSHVDILDEGRINEYHFGDIAYFNVYFPNGQRNDERLVYKMEFYDRFLNHINTLREEGKSIVVCGDVNTAHKEFDLARPKANEKTSGFLPIEREWMDKLIDHGYIDTFRHVKGDETDRYSWWSYRAGARGKNVGWRIDYFFVSDDLKDKIVDADILDHVMGSDHCPVKLVLEV
- a CDS encoding bifunctional 2-polyprenyl-6-hydroxyphenol methylase/3-demethylubiquinol 3-O-methyltransferase UbiG → MAQEDKARWDDKWQNNPMTDEPIKLVSDYASLAPGLQALDIACGMGRHSKYLASRGFEVDALDISSVAIEELQNIPHIHAKEVDFDTYTLPKEKYDLIVCTYFLERRLFPQMIDALKPNGIILMETFLHHPDNERTASNPAFLLNEGELETTFNTKCELLQLPEFWDQDYRGFKTMKTSMVAKKKSAADK
- a CDS encoding DUF445 domain-containing protein, giving the protein MSKTLTTDLFSLLLVGVSFLVPSHYRDVLLFTGLFALSGAITNQLAIHMLFEKVPFLYGSGVIEKNFTAFKASIREMIMKQFFTKEQLGDFFAKEEEKIDLTPLVEGADFSPAFDALSKTVMESKFGGAIAMFGGEEALEGLRDPFSRKLKSAVSSIVSSSAFKAQLDHHIQSSALSEDMIASVEGLITRRLDELTPKMVKELVQDLIKEHLGWLVVWGGVFGGLIGLVSSSLI
- a CDS encoding MFS transporter; its protein translation is MSKTLNKKIQISLLLIATMGVMSGITVVSSLPLISKTFSHLPHIEFLSKLMLTIPSIIIALFAPIAGIIVDKFGRLKPLYTGIFLFVLGGSSGFYLENFYAILAGRAVLGTAVALLMTSSTALIGDYLDEMARHKFMSIQGMAVAMGGIVFITAGGLLAQLHWSYPFAIYILPLFFLPLLLTSLYEPEKHRHVESDIEIEAKLWPVYLTAFFAMVLFYMLPTQLPYLIIETLHGKPSTIGLVIATAMLFNALTARQYAKLKARFSYMHIYMITFIFFGIGLFIISQAHSIAQLFYSTAFIGIGFGLILVNTNSWFLSKVPAHKRGKASGVLASSFFLGQFSSPLLLEPIVQLYGIQGLFLIVSCIALMISLILFLKGKMSKA